One part of the Carassius gibelio isolate Cgi1373 ecotype wild population from Czech Republic chromosome B6, carGib1.2-hapl.c, whole genome shotgun sequence genome encodes these proteins:
- the LOC127959508 gene encoding sodium- and chloride-dependent GABA transporter 2, which yields MNKSARTDDMEMQDDPDLQFKLAYAGSERIDTGIKTRARGQWSSKVEFILAVAGQIIGLGNVWRFPYLCYKNGGGVFFIPYVVFLFACGIPLFLMETALGQYTSQGSVTCWRKICPLFEGLGYGSQVVVFYSSAYYIVILAWAFFYLFSSFSGELPWASCRNWWNSENCVEFDRIGGMRNLSFMENASSPVKEFWERRVLKITGSVNELGSLRWELALCLLLAWIICYFCVWKGVKSTGKVVYFTATFPYLMLLVLLIRGLTLPGAIDGINFYLYPNPARLTDPQVWMDAGTQIFYSYALCIGCLTALGSYNKYNNNCYKDCVYLCLLNSGTSFVAGFAIFSVLGFMAFEQGVDISVVAESGPGLAFIAYPRAVAMMPLSQLWSICFFLMIILLGLDSEFVGLESLMTAITDMHSNFFLQGHRRKLFLLLICVGCFLIGLLMVTEGGLYIFQLFDYYCCSGMTLLLFAIAQSICIGWFYGDDRLYENIVDMIGYRPLPLMKYCWKYITLIVCIATFVFSLVKFTPLKFNNTFEYPWWGYAVGWWFTLSSTLMVPLWMIYVILITPGTLKQRLHVLCTPASDLPLTSERRKETL from the exons TGACATGGAAATGCAGGATGATCCAGATTTGCAGTTTAAACTGGCTTATGCAGGTTCAGAAAGAATTGACACAGGCATTAAAACCAGAGCGAGAGGCCAGTGGTCCAGTAAAGTGGAGTTTATCTTAGCTGTTGCTGGCCAGATCATTGGTTTGGGAAATGTGTGGAGATTTCCATATCTGTGTTACAAGAACGGAGGAG gagTGTTTTTCATTCCATATGTGGTCTTTCTGTTTGCCTGCGGCATTCCTCTTTTTCTTATGGAGACTGCTTTGGGTCAGTACACCAGCCAAGGGTCTGTTACCTGTTGGAGGAAAATCTGCCCACTATTTGAAG GTCTGGGTTATGGGAGTCAGGTGGTTGTCTTCTATTCCAGTGCTTACTACATCGTCATTTTGGCCTGGGCTTTCTTCTATCTCTTCTCCTCTTTTAGTGGTGAACTGCCCTGGGCTAGCTGCAGGAACTGGTGGAATTCAG AAAACTGTGTTGAGTTTGACCGAATAGGAGGGATGAGAAACCTGAGCTTTATGGAGAATGCATCATCACCTGTTAAAGAATTTTGGGA GAGGCGAGTATTGAAAATAACTGGAAGTGTGAATGAGCTGGGCAGTTTGAGATGGGAGCTGGCTCTGTGTCTCCTGCTGGCCTGGATCATCTGCTACTTCTGTGTGTGGAAGGGAGTGAAGTCCACAGGCAAG GTTGTGTATTTCACTGCTACATTTCCATATCTTATGCTGCTGGTGCTTTTGATTCGGGGTCTTACATTGCCTGGAGCCATTGATGGCATCAACTTCTACCTCTACCCAAATCCAGCACGCCTTACAGACCCACAG GTATGGATGGATGCTGGAACACAAATATTTTACTCTTATGCTCTCTGCATTGGGTGCCTTACAGCTTTGGGAAGCTacaataaatacaacaacaaTTGCTACAA AGATTGTGTTTACCTGTGCCTGCTGAACAGCGGAACCAGTTTTGTAGCTGGCTTTGCCATCTTTTCAGTTTTGGGCTTCATGGCCTTCGAACAGGGGGTCGATATCTCAGTAGTAGCTGAGTCAG GTCCTGGTTTGGCCTTCATTGCATATCCACGCGCTGTAGCTATGATGCCTCTGTCTCAGCTGTGGTCCATATGTTTCTTCCTCATGATTATTCTGCTGGGGCTTGACAGCGAG TTTGTGGGTTTAGAGTCTCTCATGACAGCCATAACAGACATGCACTCCAACTTCTTCCTCCAAGGACATCGTCGTAAACTCTTCCTTCTCCTCATTTGTGTGGGCTGCTTCCTCATTGGCCTCCTGATGGTGACCGAG GGTGGCCTGTATATCTTCCAATTATTTGATTACTATTGCTGCAGTGGAATGACCCTCCTCCTGTTTGCCATTGCACAGTCAATATGTATTGGCTGGTTTTATG GTGATGATCGTCTGTATGAAAATATTGTAGACATGATCGGCTATCGTCCTTTGCCACTAATGAAATACTGTTGGAAATATATCACTCTTATTGTGTGTATA GCCACGTTTGTCTTCTCTTTGGTCAAATTCACTCCTCTAAAGTTTAACAACACATTTGAATACCCCTGGTGGGGTTATGCTGTTGGCTGGTGGTTTACCCTTTCCTCGACATTGATGGTCCCCCTATGGATGATCTATGTGATCCTTATCACTCCTGGTACACTGAAACAG AGACTGCATGTCCTTTGCACTCCAGCAAGCGATCTACCTTTGACATCGGAAAGACGAAAAGAAACCCTGTGA
- the LOC127959510 gene encoding peptidyl-prolyl cis-trans isomerase FKBP5-like — MRGTSNKREILGTRLCMSGEMSSLEDIFSTNQCPADVFASQGIDVTPNGDRGVCKIVKQHGVEGEKPMIGDRVCVHYTGRLLNGKKFDSSLDRKEPFVFNVGKGQVIKAWDIVICSMQKGEVCLMLCKPEYAYSSAGSPPKVPPNATLVFEIELLSFRGEELTEDGGVVRRIKVKGEGYYNPNEGATVHAHLEGWCGGRLFDSRDVSFVVGESEDVDVPLGVDRAMEKIQKGECCLLYLNPKYGYGKEGKKEYDIGSNAELLYEVTLKDFEKAKESWEMDLKEKLEHAVLVKQKGTQYFKAGRYNFAVIQYQRIVNWLEMECGAGKEQQQAIQALLLVAHLNLALCFLRLREYSQTVENCNKVMELDPVNEKALYRRGEARLLRNEFSMALMDFKQVLQVNSFNRAARSQIAICQRKIREHHERDKKIYANMFQRFAEHDAKVGRLKRKKEESGISDQNKQGLKRPCLSQDGS; from the exons ATGAGAGGAACGAGCAACAAAAGGGAAATATT GGGAACACGGCTATGTATGAGTGGTGAGATGTCATCTTTAGAGGATATCTTTTCCACTAACCAGTGCCCAGCTGACGTCTTTGCCTCCCAAGGCATTGATGTCACCCCGAACGGTGACCGTGGAGTATGTAAG ATTGTGAAACAGCATGGTGTGGAAGGGGAAAAGCCGATGATTGGGGACAGGGTGTGCGTCCACTACACTGGCAGACTCCTAAATGGCAAGAAGTTTGACTCCAGTCTAGACCGCAAAGAGCCTTTTGTTTTCAATGTGGGAAAAG GTCAGGTCATCAAAGCATGGGACATTGTCATATGTTCCATGCAGAAAGGAGAGGTGTGCTTGATGCTCTGTAAGCCTGAATATGCATACAGTTCAGCAGGCAGCCCCCCAAAAGTTCCTCCAAATGCCACACTTGTGTTTGAG ATTGAGCTGCTGAGCTTCAGAGGGGAGGAGCTTACAGAAGATGGTGGGGTCGTGAGGAGAATAAAGGTCAAAGGCGAAGGCTATTACAATCCTAATGAAGGGGCCACAGTACATG CACACTTGGAGGGATGGTGTGGAGGTCGCTTATTTGATTCTCGAGATGTAAGCTTTGTAGTGGGTGAATCAGAGGACGTGGATGTTCCTTTAGGAGTGGACAGGGCCATGGAGAAAATCCAAAAAGGGGAATGCTGTTTATTATACCTAAATCCAAA ATACGGTTATGGCAAAGAGGGTAAAAAAGAATATGACATTGGATCAAATGCAGAACTACTATATGAAGTAACACTTAAAGACTTTGAAAAG GCCAAAGAATCCTGGGAAATGGACCTTAAAGAGAAACTGGAACATGCGGTTTTAGTCAAACAAAAAGGGACGCAGTATTTCAAG GCTGGACGGTACAACTTTGCTGTAATTCAGTATCAGCGGATTGTAAACTGGTTAGAGATGGAGTGTGGTGCAGGAAAAGAGCAGcaacaagccatccaggccctcCTATTAGTGGCCCATCTGAATCTTGCCCTGTGCTTTCTGCGATTGCGCGAGTACTCTCAAACAGTGGAGAACTGCAACAAG GTTATGGAGCTGGACCCAGTAAATGAGAAAGCTCTATATCGGCGAGGTGAAGCACGTCTGTTGCGCAACGAGTTCAGCATGGCTCTAATGGACTTCAAGCAAGTTTTGCAAGTTAACTCCTTTAACCGTGCTGCCCGCAGCCAGATTGCCATCTGTCAGCGCAAGATTCGTGAGCACCATGAGCGTGACAAGAAGATTTATGCAAACATGTTCCAGAGGTTTGCTGAACACGATGCTAAG GTGGGCCGattaaaaaggaaaaaggaagagAGTGGAATTTCAGATCAGAATAAGCAGGGACTAAAGAGACCTTGTCTCAGTCAGGACGGCTCCTAA